In Streptomyces sp. RFCAC02, the following proteins share a genomic window:
- a CDS encoding sensor histidine kinase yields the protein MPAAVEARRTRLTTRRGLIIGVSVTCVVLALLGSLGAWALTRTSDSTHKLAEVSSPALINAVRLERALIDQETGIRGYALSGEPDFLDPYEQGRSDAETAAERVRELVAGDTEAEDDLAAVLARAEEWREQLADPIAEAAEADRAGLAAEYSRSGKSAFDAVRDATAQQQAHLTDVRNEARTELHDAETLRNGVFGAGAALVVVVIILIFEGLRRGVTQPLGQLSADARRVAQGDFDHPIVPTGPADLRQLGRDVDDMRRRLAEELLLAEDARRRLDEQAMELRRSNDELEQFAYVASHDLQEPLRKVASFCQLLQRRYGGQLDERADQYIGFAVDGANRMQVLINDLLLFSRVGRMNTESRVIDLEEVLTGTLDALSVSIEETGAEITHDPLPRVTGDPTQLGMLFQNLVSNAVKFRAPDRAPRIHVGAERDGGVWRLAVTDNGIGIDAEYAERVFVIFQRLHTRDAYPGSGIGLAMCKKIVEYLGGTIRVDPGHTGGTRVEFTLPALPDEKDAAEDTGEEAADTSVTDGAAAL from the coding sequence GCCGTGGGCTGATCATCGGAGTGAGCGTGACCTGCGTGGTCCTGGCGCTCCTCGGCTCCCTCGGCGCCTGGGCGCTCACCCGCACCAGCGACTCCACGCACAAGCTCGCCGAGGTGTCGTCGCCGGCCCTCATCAACGCCGTCCGCCTGGAACGCGCCCTCATCGACCAGGAGACCGGCATCCGCGGCTACGCCCTCTCCGGGGAGCCCGACTTCCTCGACCCCTACGAGCAGGGCCGCTCCGACGCCGAGACCGCCGCGGAGCGGGTGCGCGAGCTGGTCGCCGGCGACACCGAGGCCGAGGACGACCTCGCGGCCGTCCTCGCCCGGGCGGAGGAATGGCGTGAACAGCTCGCCGACCCCATCGCCGAGGCCGCCGAGGCGGACCGCGCGGGTCTGGCCGCCGAGTACTCGCGCAGCGGCAAGTCCGCCTTCGACGCCGTCCGCGACGCCACGGCGCAGCAGCAGGCCCACCTCACCGACGTGCGGAACGAAGCCCGCACCGAACTCCACGACGCCGAGACGCTGCGCAACGGCGTGTTCGGCGCCGGCGCCGCGCTGGTCGTCGTCGTGATCATCCTCATCTTCGAAGGGCTGCGCCGCGGCGTCACCCAGCCCCTCGGACAGCTCTCCGCCGACGCCCGGCGGGTCGCGCAGGGTGATTTCGACCACCCCATCGTCCCCACAGGACCCGCCGACCTGCGCCAGCTCGGGCGTGACGTGGACGACATGCGCCGCCGCCTCGCGGAGGAGCTGCTCCTCGCCGAGGACGCCAGGCGGCGCCTGGACGAGCAGGCCATGGAACTGCGCCGCTCCAACGACGAGCTGGAGCAGTTCGCCTACGTCGCCTCGCACGACCTCCAGGAGCCGCTGCGCAAGGTGGCGAGCTTCTGCCAGCTCCTCCAGCGGCGCTACGGCGGGCAGCTCGACGAACGGGCCGACCAGTACATCGGGTTCGCCGTGGACGGCGCGAACCGCATGCAGGTCCTCATCAACGACCTGCTCCTGTTCTCCCGCGTCGGCCGCATGAACACGGAATCCCGCGTGATCGACCTGGAGGAGGTCCTCACCGGCACCCTCGACGCGCTGAGCGTCAGCATCGAGGAGACCGGGGCGGAGATCACGCACGACCCGCTGCCGCGCGTCACGGGCGACCCGACCCAGCTCGGCATGCTCTTCCAGAACCTCGTATCGAACGCGGTGAAGTTCCGCGCGCCCGACCGCGCGCCCCGCATCCACGTCGGGGCCGAGCGCGACGGCGGCGTGTGGCGCCTCGCCGTCACCGACAACGGCATAGGGATCGACGCGGAGTACGCCGAGCGCGTCTTCGTGATCTTCCAGCGTCTGCACACCCGCGACGCCTACCCGGGCAGCGGCATCGGACTGGCCATGTGCAAGAAGATCGTCGAGTACCTGGGCGGCACGATCCGCGTGGATCCCGGGCACACCGGTGGGACGCGCGTCGAGTTCACCCTGCCCGCGCTGCCCGACGAGAAGGACGCCGCGGAGGACACGGGCGAGGAAGCGGCGGACACGTCCGTCACCGACGGGGCGGCGGCCCTGTGA
- a CDS encoding SpoIIE family protein phosphatase: protein MSAERTAVSGPSGTADSTPLRLLLVEDDDGDALLVEEMLYDTGLHYELQRRQTLAEALAELGKARGGPDCVLLDLHLPDASGVGGVIELRRTSPETAVIVLTGLAESDAGAEAVAAGAQDYLVKGKVEAELLRRALRYAIHRKQAEAANAELRENRLRAAENARLEHSLLPTPLLESPSVGVLSRYVPGRERALLSGDFLDVVQTADGMIHAVIGDVSGHGPDQAALGVCLRITWRALTLAGHGGAELLDLLERILVAERTGGDLFATCSLLSIDPAARTATLHLAGHHEPLLTSDAGTTEIEARHGLALGIVPGMRRWYATTFDLPPAGTLMLYTDGLIEGHRGPGGERLGTDGLIGLIDATAGADPDARLDELLATVRRMDGGRHTDDIAILQLSWPFDGPCPVSPTGVVASRRVTAVPDQRA from the coding sequence GTGAGCGCTGAGCGGACCGCCGTCAGCGGCCCCTCGGGCACCGCCGACTCCACGCCGCTGCGTCTCCTCCTCGTCGAGGACGACGACGGCGACGCGCTCCTCGTCGAGGAGATGCTGTACGACACGGGCCTGCACTACGAGCTGCAGCGCCGCCAGACCCTCGCCGAGGCCCTGGCCGAGCTGGGCAAGGCCCGCGGCGGCCCCGACTGCGTCCTGCTCGACCTGCACCTGCCCGACGCGTCGGGCGTGGGCGGCGTCATCGAGCTGCGCCGCACCAGCCCGGAGACCGCCGTCATCGTGCTGACCGGCCTGGCCGAGTCCGACGCGGGCGCCGAGGCCGTCGCCGCCGGCGCCCAGGACTACCTGGTCAAGGGCAAGGTCGAGGCGGAGCTGCTGCGCCGTGCCCTGCGGTACGCCATCCACCGCAAGCAGGCCGAGGCCGCCAACGCCGAACTGCGCGAGAACCGCCTGCGCGCCGCCGAGAACGCCCGCCTCGAACACAGCCTGCTGCCCACGCCGCTCCTGGAGTCGCCGTCCGTCGGCGTCCTCAGCCGCTACGTGCCGGGCCGCGAGCGCGCCCTGCTGAGCGGCGACTTCCTCGACGTCGTCCAGACCGCCGACGGCATGATCCACGCCGTCATCGGCGACGTGAGCGGCCACGGCCCCGACCAGGCGGCCCTCGGCGTGTGCCTGCGCATCACCTGGCGCGCCCTCACGCTCGCCGGCCACGGCGGCGCCGAGCTGCTCGACCTGCTGGAGCGCATCCTCGTCGCCGAGCGCACCGGCGGCGACCTCTTCGCGACCTGCTCGCTCCTCAGCATCGACCCGGCCGCCCGCACGGCGACGCTGCACCTGGCCGGACACCACGAGCCGCTGCTCACCTCGGACGCCGGCACCACCGAGATCGAGGCGCGCCACGGTCTGGCCCTCGGCATCGTGCCGGGCATGCGCCGCTGGTACGCCACGACGTTCGACCTGCCGCCGGCCGGGACGCTGATGCTGTACACCGACGGGCTCATCGAGGGGCACCGGGGGCCTGGCGGCGAGCGGCTCGGCACGGACGGCCTGATCGGCCTCATCGACGCCACCGCCGGTGCCGACCCCGACGCGCGCCTCGACGAGCTGCTGGCGACCGTGCGGCGGATGGACGGCGGCCGGCACACCGACGACATCGCGATACTGCAGCTCAGCTGGCCCTTCGACGGCCCCTGCCCGGTGTCACCGACCGGGGTCGTCGCCTCCCGCCGCGTGACCGCCGTCCCCGACCAGCGCGCCTGA
- a CDS encoding ATP-grasp domain-containing protein, whose protein sequence is MDEANEDMLGQVPHAADYRLHPLLGIDELQHGEVDFAALVRKAERRLDAFDGTVDAIVGYWDFPVSTLVPILCGRYGLRSTSLESVLKCEHKYWSRLEQAAVTDAVPAFGLVDLAADDPRPPEGVRFPMWLKPVTGYSSELAFGVRDMDEFRSAVAEIRAGVGRVGRPLEFVLDRVELPDEIAAAGGQACLAEEAITGEQVAVEGYVRGGEVTVYGTLDSLTYPDSPCFLRHQYPSRLPGGVQERLRDIAERVITRIGMDDATFSIEYFYDPETDRISILEVNPRHSQSHAELFAYVDGVPNHHIMLRLALGQDPALPHGEGPYALAAKWYHRRFEDAVVTRVPTGEELAALEHRIPGTRVNHVPPAGARLSDLPEQDSYSFELAHVFTAADSESELIAKYDEVITALPFTFAPQEETVR, encoded by the coding sequence ATGGACGAGGCGAACGAGGACATGCTCGGCCAGGTCCCGCACGCCGCCGACTACCGGCTGCACCCGCTGCTCGGCATCGACGAGCTGCAGCACGGCGAGGTGGACTTCGCGGCGCTCGTGCGCAAGGCCGAGCGGCGTCTCGACGCCTTCGACGGCACGGTCGACGCGATCGTCGGCTACTGGGACTTCCCGGTCTCCACGCTGGTGCCGATCCTGTGCGGCCGCTACGGGCTGCGCAGCACCAGCCTGGAGTCCGTCCTCAAGTGCGAGCACAAATACTGGAGCCGGCTCGAACAGGCGGCGGTGACGGACGCGGTCCCGGCGTTCGGCCTGGTGGACCTGGCGGCGGACGATCCCCGGCCGCCGGAGGGCGTGCGGTTCCCGATGTGGCTGAAACCGGTCACGGGGTATTCGTCGGAGCTGGCGTTCGGCGTGCGCGACATGGACGAGTTCCGGTCGGCGGTCGCGGAGATACGGGCGGGCGTCGGCCGGGTGGGCCGGCCGCTCGAATTCGTGCTCGACCGGGTGGAGCTGCCCGACGAGATCGCGGCGGCCGGCGGGCAGGCGTGCCTCGCCGAGGAGGCGATCACCGGCGAGCAGGTCGCGGTCGAGGGGTACGTACGGGGCGGCGAGGTCACGGTCTACGGGACGCTCGACTCCCTCACGTATCCGGACAGCCCGTGCTTCCTGCGGCACCAGTACCCGTCGCGGCTCCCCGGCGGGGTGCAGGAGCGGCTGCGGGACATCGCGGAGCGCGTCATCACACGGATCGGGATGGACGACGCGACGTTCAGCATCGAGTACTTCTACGATCCGGAGACGGACCGGATCAGCATCCTTGAGGTCAATCCGCGTCACTCCCAGTCGCACGCGGAACTCTTCGCGTACGTGGACGGCGTCCCGAACCACCACATCATGCTGCGGCTCGCCCTCGGTCAGGACCCCGCCCTCCCGCACGGCGAGGGGCCGTACGCGCTGGCCGCGAAGTGGTACCACCGGCGTTTCGAGGACGCCGTGGTCACCCGCGTCCCCACCGGCGAGGAGCTGGCCGCCCTGGAACACCGCATCCCCGGCACGCGTGTGAACCACGTGCCGCCGGCCGGCGCACGGCTCTCCGACCTGCCCGAGCAGGACTCCTACAGCTTCGAGCTGGCGCACGTCTTCACCGCCGCCGACTCGGAGAGTGAACTGATCGCCAAGTACGACGAGGTGATCACCGCACTGCCCTTCACCTTCGCGCCACAGGAGGAGACGGTCCGCTGA